ATGTACGGGGGCTACGCGACATGACCGGCATGAAAAGCCATGCCTGGGTCTGCGGGTTTTTTCCGGGTGGCAGAGGATTCGGTCTGAAAGTTCTCAATAAGGAGTGCAATATCCCTTATTTTAGTGAAGCATATATTTTTGAGAATCAACAGGTCCATCGAGCAAAAGTACTTCAGGTGCCGGTGCTTGATCGTGTTCCGAAATTACCGCCATATACGGTTATATTGAAAAGCGCTCTTGGAACAGCACACATTAAGGGCAAAAATGTTAAGACAACATGGATTCCTGTTGGAACCTGGAACGAAGGCAAGCCTGGCGGAAAGACTAAGAGCATTTCATTAGACTTTCATGGACTTGTTGTTGATTGCGAAGTCTTGATGAGCCAGTCATGTTCTGTCTTTGAATGGGACAATGAGGTCGGCTACGGCATGTGTGAACTATCCGGGTAGAGGAGACGAAATCCATGGAACTTAGCGTTACTACACTTATGCATGAAGCAGAACATCGCTCCGGTCTTTCAGATTGGGGGTCTGACCTAACATTTCGTATAGGCCTAACGGTTCTTGTCGAGGCCCTGTGCGAGACCGATCCTTTGCCTAAATTGGTTGAACGCTTTACAGAGCATATGATTGATCTATTGATTACCAGACTCAGGCTTGTGGATGATGCGCGCCTGCATCCTGAAATACTTGCAATCAAAATCAAACGCCCGATTATTCTTATCGGATTATCCCGAACCGGTACAACGATTCTGCATAATCTTATGGCTCTCGACCCGGCTGCCCGCGCACCTCTTGTATGGGAAACCGCAAGGCCATGGCCTGCGCCTGAGGCTGCTACATTTGACACGGATCCCAGAATTGCTCAAATGCAAGCACAACTCGAAGGCATGTTTGCGGCCTTGCCGGAATTAAAAAAAATACATCCCTTTGGTGCCACTATGCCGGCGGATTGTCTCTATTTAATGGCTCTGCATTTTGCCAGCGCACGATTATTCTCATTTTATGGTGTACCTCGTTTCGTAAACTGGCTGGCCGATACACCGATTGATGGTCTCTATCGCACGCATAAGCGAGTGTTGCAGCAATTGCAGTGGAAAGGTCCACGTGGCCGGTGGACACTGAAAGAGCCGATGCATCAGCTTAATCTCGATCAGCTGGCCGCAACGTATCCTGACGCGTGTTTCGTTCAAACACATCGTGATCCGGTACGGACAATTCCCTCTGGTTCGAATTTTATCTGGACTATATTTAATATGAATGATCCGCGAGCAAAGCGGAAGGAGATTGGCAAACTGGCAGCGCATTTGTTCGGATCATGTCTTGAGCGTAGTACGGCAGCACG
This is a stretch of genomic DNA from Pseudomonadota bacterium. It encodes these proteins:
- a CDS encoding sulfotransferase is translated as MELSVTTLMHEAEHRSGLSDWGSDLTFRIGLTVLVEALCETDPLPKLVERFTEHMIDLLITRLRLVDDARLHPEILAIKIKRPIILIGLSRTGTTILHNLMALDPAARAPLVWETARPWPAPEAATFDTDPRIAQMQAQLEGMFAALPELKKIHPFGATMPADCLYLMALHFASARLFSFYGVPRFVNWLADTPIDGLYRTHKRVLQQLQWKGPRGRWTLKEPMHQLNLDQLAATYPDACFVQTHRDPVRTIPSGSNFIWTIFNMNDPRAKRKEIGKLAAHLFGSCLERSTAARARDPKLDARVLDIAYRDTVLDPVGQVRRIHQHFDLPFSAEHIRRIEQYIAENPKSKHGSHHYNTEDFGFDSVAIMQQFPQYRKRFGHLLSDPEK